In Heyndrickxia vini, the sequence AAAATTACTCTGATAAGATTGCTTATGAAATCGATACTGAGATTCAAGATATTATTAAAGAATGTTATGAACGAGCTAGAAAGATCATCCTTGAAAATCGTGAAAAATTCACGATCATTGCAGAAACATTGCTAGAAGTTGAGACGTTAGATGCTGAACAAATTAAGCATATTTATGATCACGGTACATTACCTGATAGAAAATCCTCTACAACTGAACAATTAAAATTCGATAAAGAAGACTCAACTGATCCGTTAAAGGTCAATATTCAGAAAAAGCAGGAAGACTTCATTAAATCAGATGAATCAAAAGATGAGGATCGTCCTGAAAAATTTGGACCTACAAGAGTTTCTAACCAAGAGGATAAAGACGAACCGAAAGAATAAAATATTTCTTAAAAGGACATCGTTATTATATAATAGCGATGTCCTTTTTTTTTACGTTTATAAGCAAAATTATGGTATGATGTTGGCATGTAAATTAGAATAGTTAAAGTGGTGAAAATATGTTATTCGTATTAGACGTTGGAAATACAAATATTGTATTAGGTGTATATGATAAAGATGATTTAAAGTATCATTGGCGCGTTGAAACTAACCGCCATAAAACAGAAGACGAATATGCAATGATTATCCGGTCGCTATTCCAGCATGTTGGAATAGAATTTAAAGATATAAATGGAATAATTATTTCAACCGTTGTTCCACCAATTATGTATACATTAGAAAGAATGTGTAATAAGTATTTTCATGTAAAACCTTTAGTAGTTGGACCGGGAATTAAAACGGGCTTAGATATAAAGTATGAAAATCCTCGTGAGGTCGGTGCAGATAGAATTGTTAATGCTGTGGCAGGGATTAATGAATATGGCAGTCCCCTTATTATTGTTGATTTTGGCACTGCGACAACCTTTTGTTATATAAATGAACATAGCCAGTATATGGGGGGAGCAATCTCTCCTGGCATTGGAATATCAGCTGAAGCTTTATATTCAAGAGCGGCAAAACTACCAAGAATAGAAATTGCAAAGACGGAAGAAATAATCGGCAAAAATACTGTTGCTGCGATGCAAGCTGGTCTTGTATATGGCTATGTCGGACAAGTTGAAGGTATTGTTAACCGTATGAAAGCAAACAGTAAAAAGGAGCCGATTGTCGTAGCAACTGGGGGCCATGCAAATTTAATAGCTAGTGAATCTAAGGCCATTGATATTGTAGATTCATTTTTAACTTTAAAAGGCTTGCGGCTAATTTATAAAAGAAATATGAATGATTGAAGGGAATGTTATCATGGGTGATTATTTAGTAAAGGCTTTAGCGTATAATAATCAAGTTCGTGCTTATGCGGTAACAAGTACAGAAACAGTCGGAGAGGCTGTTCGAAGACATTACACATGGCCGACAGCATCTGCTGCATTAGGACGCTCAATGACAGCGGGTGTGATGATGGGCGCAATGTTAAAAGGGGAAGAAAAACTTACTATCAAAATTGAAGGTAACGGTCCGGTTGGCCCGATTCTTGTTGATAGTAATTCAAAAGGTGAAGTGCGTGGCTATGTTACAAATCCCCAAGTTCACTTTGATTTGAATGAAAAAGGTAAATTGGATGTGCGAAGGGCTGTAGGCTCCGAGGGAACATTAACAGTTGTTAAGGATTTAGGTTTAAGGGAAAACTTCTCGGGGCAAGTTCCTATCGTATCTGGTGAACTTGGCGAGGATTTTACTTATTATTTTGCTACATCCGAACAAACTCCGTCATCCGTAGGTGTAGGAGTACTTGTAAATCCTGATAATTCGATTCTTGCATCTGGTGGATTTATTATTCAATTACTACCTGGAACAGACGATCGTGTCATTGATGAAATCGAAAAAAGACTTCAATCAACAGAACCGATTTCAAAATTAATCCAAAAGGGGTTGAAACCAGAAGAAATTTTAGAGAATATACTAGGGGAAGACAATGTAAAAGTTGTTGAAACGATGCCAGTACAATTTAAATGCAATTGTTCAAAAGAACGTTTTGGCGCAGCTATTATTAGCTTAGGAAAAGATGAAATTCAGGATATGATTGTTGAAGATGGAAAAGCCGAAGCTCAATGCCATTTTTGTAATGAAAAGTACTTATTTTCCAAAGAGGAATTAGAAGAACTCCTAGACGAAGCGAATTAATTATTCATACGGATATTTTAGGAAGAAAGGCATAAGTATATAATACTTGTGTCTTTATTTTTTAAAAGTTTTTTCTTTGACTTTTTAAGTAGTAAATGATAAATTTGAAATAATTAAACCAATAAAAATACTCGGAATTTGAGGTGGTAAAATGGCTCGTTTAGTTAATTCAATTGCCGAATTAGTCGGCGGAACACCGGTAGTGAAATTAAAACGTGCAACAAATGAAAATCAAGCAGAAGTATATCTCAAACTTGAATATATGAATCCTGGAAGTAGTGTGAAGGATCGTATTGCGCTAGCCATGATTGAAGCTGCGGAGAAGGATGGAAAAATAATGCCTGG encodes:
- a CDS encoding type III pantothenate kinase is translated as MLFVLDVGNTNIVLGVYDKDDLKYHWRVETNRHKTEDEYAMIIRSLFQHVGIEFKDINGIIISTVVPPIMYTLERMCNKYFHVKPLVVGPGIKTGLDIKYENPREVGADRIVNAVAGINEYGSPLIIVDFGTATTFCYINEHSQYMGGAISPGIGISAEALYSRAAKLPRIEIAKTEEIIGKNTVAAMQAGLVYGYVGQVEGIVNRMKANSKKEPIVVATGGHANLIASESKAIDIVDSFLTLKGLRLIYKRNMND
- the hslO gene encoding Hsp33 family molecular chaperone HslO codes for the protein MGDYLVKALAYNNQVRAYAVTSTETVGEAVRRHYTWPTASAALGRSMTAGVMMGAMLKGEEKLTIKIEGNGPVGPILVDSNSKGEVRGYVTNPQVHFDLNEKGKLDVRRAVGSEGTLTVVKDLGLRENFSGQVPIVSGELGEDFTYYFATSEQTPSSVGVGVLVNPDNSILASGGFIIQLLPGTDDRVIDEIEKRLQSTEPISKLIQKGLKPEEILENILGEDNVKVVETMPVQFKCNCSKERFGAAIISLGKDEIQDMIVEDGKAEAQCHFCNEKYLFSKEELEELLDEAN